A window from Chitinivibrionales bacterium encodes these proteins:
- a CDS encoding Hsp70 family protein, translated as MAKDHTIGIDLGTSNCALALALPDSIQVLPVPQISGQDRISEESTFASALYIPWDKQFTEGSINLPWSTGNEKYLAGNFARETGARMPDRLITSAKSWLCQGTIDPRKPVLPWDSKTVKDKLSPLEVSRYFLTHLRNAFLMKCSEFGVSEDLASAQVVLTVPASFDEAARTVTAQAAVEAGWGENTVLLEEPQAAFYSWLHVAGNQWRDQVAPGELILICDVGGGTTDFSLIAVGEHEGNLELERISVGRHVLLGGDNMDLALAHALRMKLEEENESIESNRFLALIHSTRKAKESLFEKEDLDEIQVAVASSGSDLFAGTSSTTLTRNMLTSVVLDGFFPLTGADDLPAELPRTGLHEFGLSYEPDPVISKHLARFLTASLASVKSSESLSELVTISDKQRLDKSWLCPDAAVFNGGVFRAAPLRRRVLDLINSWAPQKEIRELAGTDLDLAVARGAALYGRLKTTGKGVRIRAGVSRSYYIGLEPSMPAIPGYRPPVKAVCVAELGMEEGEERILQDRLFGLVAGTTSMFRFFSSSQRAGDRVGSIIQNAEKELEETAGLEMLIPAEEGKEPGHTIPVKLHTVLSELGMLRLWMQHTITGKKWELTFSVRDE; from the coding sequence ATGGCAAAAGACCATACTATCGGGATCGATCTGGGCACCAGTAATTGTGCCCTTGCCCTTGCTCTTCCCGATTCTATTCAAGTCCTTCCAGTTCCACAGATATCCGGTCAGGACAGAATCAGTGAAGAATCAACGTTCGCTTCAGCGCTCTATATCCCCTGGGACAAGCAGTTCACAGAAGGCAGCATCAATCTTCCCTGGAGCACCGGCAATGAAAAGTATCTGGCCGGCAATTTTGCCCGTGAAACAGGCGCGCGGATGCCCGACCGGCTGATAACATCGGCAAAATCATGGCTCTGCCAGGGAACAATCGATCCACGTAAACCGGTCCTTCCCTGGGACTCCAAAACGGTAAAAGATAAACTCTCTCCCCTGGAAGTCTCCCGTTATTTCCTCACCCATTTAAGGAATGCTTTTCTGATGAAATGCAGCGAATTCGGCGTTTCTGAAGACCTTGCTTCTGCACAGGTCGTACTCACCGTACCGGCATCGTTCGATGAAGCCGCACGGACTGTCACGGCTCAGGCTGCGGTTGAAGCAGGATGGGGTGAGAATACTGTTTTGCTTGAAGAGCCCCAGGCGGCATTTTATTCCTGGCTCCACGTTGCCGGAAATCAATGGCGTGACCAGGTAGCGCCGGGAGAATTGATTCTGATTTGTGATGTCGGCGGCGGAACCACCGATTTCAGCCTTATTGCCGTTGGTGAACACGAAGGAAATCTTGAACTTGAACGGATCAGTGTCGGCCGTCACGTGTTGTTAGGCGGTGATAATATGGACCTTGCACTGGCCCATGCGCTCCGGATGAAACTGGAGGAAGAGAACGAATCTATCGAAAGCAACCGTTTTTTAGCGCTCATACACTCGACACGGAAAGCAAAAGAAAGCCTCTTTGAAAAGGAAGATCTGGATGAAATACAGGTAGCGGTCGCCTCCAGCGGTTCCGATCTCTTTGCCGGAACATCATCGACAACTCTTACCCGGAATATGCTGACATCGGTTGTTCTGGATGGTTTTTTTCCACTCACTGGAGCCGATGACCTTCCTGCGGAGTTACCACGGACGGGCCTTCACGAATTCGGTCTTTCCTATGAGCCCGATCCGGTGATCAGCAAACATCTGGCCCGGTTTCTTACGGCAAGCCTCGCAAGTGTCAAATCAAGCGAATCACTCAGTGAACTGGTGACAATTTCCGACAAACAGCGTCTTGACAAATCGTGGCTCTGTCCCGACGCGGCGGTATTTAACGGCGGAGTTTTTCGTGCCGCACCGTTGCGACGCCGGGTTTTGGATCTGATCAATTCATGGGCGCCCCAAAAAGAGATTCGGGAGCTTGCCGGAACCGATCTGGACCTGGCTGTGGCCCGCGGGGCCGCGTTATATGGCCGATTGAAAACAACCGGAAAAGGCGTGCGAATTCGCGCCGGGGTTTCACGAAGCTACTATATCGGACTCGAACCATCTATGCCCGCAATCCCCGGTTATCGGCCGCCGGTCAAAGCAGTCTGCGTTGCAGAACTGGGCATGGAAGAAGGCGAAGAACGTATTCTCCAAGACAGACTATTCGGCCTCGTTGCAGGTACAACATCGATGTTCCGTTTTTTCAGCTCTTCGCAGCGGGCAGGAGACCGGGTTGGATCCATTATCCAGAATGCCGAAAAGGAACTGGAAGAAACCGCAGGCCTCGAAATGCTCATCCCTGCCGAAGAAGGAAAAGAGCCGGGGCATACCATTCCAGTCAAACTCCACACCGTGCTCAGTGAACTGGGCATGCTTCGCCTCTGGATGCAGCATACCATTACCGGTAAGAAATGGGAACTTACGTTTAGTGTGAGAGATGAGTGA
- a CDS encoding Hsp70 family protein, with amino-acid sequence MSESELRVEEKDTEFSGISMANQHTFAIGIDLGTSNCAMAYIDLRNPDSGSHIFEIPQYETLDRIARHSMLPSFAYYTQPGELLERGPSSEAADKVVGVFARSVASNRPERVVHSAKSWLCHMGIDREAGILPWQSDALDQHDKLSPIEASALFLGYLRRVWNETMARDNDDYRFDNQQIIITVPASFDQDAQRLTLEAAYLAGFPRTVRLLEEPQAAFHAWLEQHPDSEALQKAVGAQKSNRPYRALVCDIGGGTTDMSLFSITFSEDQQPKIERTAVSEHILLGGDNVDITIAQLMENRISSEQKAPASYRFWQSLINRCRELKEQALADTGREDAEFKVAVAEPGASLFTETRQAVISRSEILEIVNEGFFPRCEISDRPRAPEGGLREAGLPYAHDPAVTHYIADFLSNRLPVDVVLFNGGTLTPLHLRDRLIDQIAHWQEGQRPSVLENSELYFSVARGAAHFGREIALGEFRLITAGASHGYYLQINPEQDKEATYLVCILPLGTDIESPVRVRKLDLHLLVNQPVEFKAHSTVKRTKDHTGQLIKHNEQEFTPLPPLQTIARLDARAYKLRSPTIPVDIETRLNALGLLQVYLVSATKAIASSQHWKLEFNIRAGAPKERTVRATAPLPEDIREKAFKLLESRFDLSLIKQLEKITRSRKNKWSPGWLREFWKPLSETVARRKQGEEYEAAWLNAAGFFLRPGYGVALDDFRMDQFWAVYDLGLDYPSVKSVREQWYVMWRRVSGGLDSSRQTILYRDVKELLTSHIKAAVEAFRMAASFEYLSSGEKRELFCILMEGVQHKRPKLRGPYLWSLGRLLGRVPLYAGEQAVMSPELVEQCFTTMKEWDWREPGMEYTSTLFALACRKTARRELDVSQDLRNAVADKMRHAGAREELVRQVIQFIPLENEDYKVIYGESLPVGLAIREFS; translated from the coding sequence ATGAGTGAGAGTGAGTTAAGAGTTGAAGAAAAGGATACAGAATTCTCAGGAATTTCCATGGCAAATCAGCATACCTTTGCAATAGGAATCGATCTTGGCACGAGTAATTGTGCCATGGCATATATCGACCTTCGCAATCCCGATAGCGGCTCCCATATTTTCGAGATACCTCAGTATGAAACGCTCGACCGTATTGCACGTCATTCAATGCTACCGTCCTTTGCTTACTATACGCAACCCGGTGAGTTGCTTGAACGGGGGCCGTCAAGCGAGGCCGCAGATAAAGTTGTGGGCGTCTTCGCCCGGTCGGTCGCCTCGAATCGTCCAGAGCGGGTTGTCCATTCTGCAAAATCGTGGCTTTGTCATATGGGAATTGACCGGGAAGCCGGAATTCTTCCGTGGCAATCCGATGCTCTCGATCAGCATGACAAATTATCACCGATCGAAGCAAGCGCCTTGTTTCTTGGTTATCTTCGGAGGGTCTGGAATGAAACCATGGCTCGGGACAATGACGATTACCGGTTCGATAACCAACAGATTATTATTACTGTGCCAGCATCCTTTGATCAGGATGCCCAGCGGCTTACTCTTGAAGCAGCATATCTTGCCGGCTTTCCCCGTACGGTCCGTCTTTTAGAAGAACCTCAGGCTGCATTCCATGCATGGCTCGAGCAACATCCCGACAGTGAGGCACTGCAAAAGGCAGTCGGCGCCCAGAAAAGCAATCGTCCCTACCGTGCCCTTGTCTGTGATATCGGCGGGGGGACTACCGATATGAGCCTCTTTTCCATTACCTTTTCCGAAGATCAGCAGCCCAAAATAGAACGCACCGCAGTAAGCGAACATATCTTATTGGGTGGCGACAACGTGGATATTACCATTGCGCAATTGATGGAGAACAGAATCAGCAGCGAGCAGAAAGCCCCGGCATCCTACCGTTTCTGGCAAAGTCTGATCAACCGCTGCCGAGAGCTGAAAGAACAGGCTCTGGCAGATACGGGCAGAGAAGATGCCGAATTCAAGGTGGCCGTGGCCGAACCCGGCGCCTCGCTTTTTACAGAAACCCGCCAGGCAGTGATCAGCCGCAGCGAAATACTCGAAATTGTTAATGAAGGCTTTTTTCCTCGATGTGAAATTTCCGACCGACCACGGGCCCCCGAAGGCGGGTTGCGGGAAGCCGGATTACCCTATGCCCATGATCCTGCGGTCACGCATTATATTGCCGATTTTCTTAGTAACCGCCTTCCGGTAGATGTTGTTTTATTCAACGGGGGAACATTAACGCCACTCCATTTACGTGACCGGCTGATAGACCAGATCGCCCATTGGCAGGAGGGGCAACGCCCTTCAGTGCTGGAAAACAGCGAACTCTATTTTTCAGTCGCAAGAGGCGCGGCTCATTTCGGGCGTGAAATTGCCCTGGGGGAATTCAGACTCATAACTGCAGGTGCCTCCCACGGCTACTATCTGCAAATCAACCCAGAACAGGATAAGGAAGCCACCTATCTTGTGTGCATCCTTCCACTGGGTACCGATATCGAATCTCCCGTACGTGTTCGCAAGCTCGACCTGCACCTCCTGGTTAATCAACCGGTCGAGTTCAAAGCACACTCGACGGTTAAAAGGACGAAAGACCATACCGGGCAGCTTATCAAACATAACGAGCAGGAGTTTACTCCCCTTCCACCGCTCCAGACCATAGCCCGTCTGGATGCCCGGGCCTACAAGCTCAGATCACCAACAATTCCTGTGGATATCGAAACCCGTCTGAACGCTCTTGGCCTGTTGCAGGTCTACCTGGTTAGTGCCACAAAGGCAATTGCTTCCTCACAGCACTGGAAACTCGAATTCAATATTCGGGCCGGGGCGCCAAAAGAGCGCACGGTTCGAGCAACAGCCCCCCTTCCTGAGGATATCAGGGAAAAGGCTTTCAAGCTGCTCGAGTCCCGATTCGACCTCTCATTAATCAAGCAGCTCGAAAAAATCACCCGGAGCAGGAAAAACAAGTGGAGCCCCGGTTGGCTCCGAGAGTTCTGGAAACCGCTCTCTGAAACGGTGGCCCGTCGTAAGCAGGGAGAAGAATACGAAGCGGCGTGGCTGAATGCAGCAGGTTTTTTTCTCCGCCCGGGCTATGGGGTTGCCCTCGATGATTTCCGGATGGACCAGTTCTGGGCAGTCTATGATCTCGGTCTCGACTACCCTTCGGTTAAAAGCGTCCGCGAACAGTGGTATGTCATGTGGCGCAGGGTAAGTGGCGGTCTCGATTCCTCCCGTCAAACAATACTCTATCGCGATGTCAAAGAGCTTCTCACCAGCCATATTAAAGCTGCCGTCGAGGCATTCCGGATGGCGGCCTCTTTCGAATATCTATCCTCTGGTGAAAAACGGGAGCTTTTTTGTATTCTCATGGAAGGCGTTCAGCACAAACGACCCAAATTACGGGGGCCTTATCTCTGGTCGCTCGGAAGACTTCTTGGGCGGGTTCCCCTATACGCCGGGGAACAGGCCGTGATGTCTCCCGAACTTGTTGAGCAGTGTTTTACCACGATGAAAGAATGGGACTGGCGGGAGCCGGGTATGGAATACACCTCAACCCTTTTCGCCCTGGCCTGCCGGAAAACTGCCCGACGCGAACTCGACGTTTCCCAGGATCTGCGCAATGCTGTAGCCGACAAAATGCGCCATGCAGGGGCACGGGAAGAACTGGTCCGGCAGGTTATCCAGTTCATTCCCCTCGAAAACGAAGACTATAAAGTCATCTACGGCGAAAGTCTCCCGGTGGGACTTGCTATACGTGAGTTTTCCTAA
- a CDS encoding BON domain-containing protein: MSVSEEIKKNVFDALYWDDTVDASKVQVEASDGKVKLTGSVPTYQARKAAYADAFSVAGVHVVDNNIDVKPLSPPEVPSDEEIKSRIKDFLQWNGTVDPAEIEITVDNGWVTLRGSVTAYWKKMQAEDLAADVRGVIGITNELAVVPTGNHLDKAISDNIVSALERNPSLDAEFIDVRVENGVVILSGTVPIWADKIAAQQIANHTAGVRDVVNHIAVK; encoded by the coding sequence ATGTCTGTAAGTGAAGAAATCAAAAAGAATGTTTTTGATGCGCTCTATTGGGATGATACGGTGGATGCATCGAAGGTGCAGGTTGAAGCGAGTGACGGCAAGGTAAAACTGACCGGTTCGGTACCCACCTATCAAGCTCGAAAAGCGGCCTATGCGGATGCATTCAGCGTGGCCGGAGTCCATGTGGTGGACAATAATATTGATGTCAAGCCGCTTTCTCCGCCCGAAGTGCCGTCCGATGAAGAGATCAAATCCCGGATCAAAGATTTTCTCCAATGGAACGGCACTGTCGACCCCGCGGAAATAGAAATAACCGTTGACAATGGATGGGTTACCCTGCGTGGTTCGGTTACCGCCTACTGGAAGAAAATGCAGGCGGAGGATCTGGCTGCCGATGTACGGGGTGTTATCGGTATCACCAATGAACTCGCCGTGGTACCCACCGGAAACCATCTCGATAAGGCAATTTCAGACAACATTGTCAGTGCCCTTGAACGGAACCCCTCACTTGATGCAGAGTTCATCGATGTCCGCGTGGAAAACGGTGTGGTCATTCTCTCAGGGACGGTTCCTATCTGGGCCGACAAAATCGCTGCACAGCAGATTGCCAACCACACGGCTGGAGTCAGGGATGTGGTGAATCATATTGCGGTGAAATGA
- a CDS encoding archease — protein MSYRYLDDIATADIGFEARASTLEQLVVESGDALMNVMVDELTSITEKEDRRVVIEDEREDMLLFGALQEQIFLKDAYQLLFRLRNVHIIKTGNKLRLEAEAYGEEMDLDRHAMNVDVKAVTLHRFAVEHTDNAWTATVVLDV, from the coding sequence GTGTCGTACCGTTATTTAGATGATATCGCCACCGCGGATATCGGTTTTGAAGCCCGCGCATCGACCCTCGAGCAGCTTGTTGTCGAATCCGGTGATGCACTCATGAATGTCATGGTCGATGAACTCACCAGTATAACCGAAAAAGAAGATCGCAGGGTCGTTATTGAAGACGAGCGTGAGGACATGCTGCTGTTTGGAGCACTGCAGGAACAGATCTTTCTCAAAGATGCCTATCAACTCCTGTTCCGTCTCCGGAATGTGCATATCATAAAAACCGGAAACAAGCTGCGGCTTGAAGCCGAAGCATACGGAGAAGAAATGGACCTTGACCGGCACGCTATGAACGTGGATGTCAAGGCGGTAACCCTCCACCGGTTTGCGGTGGAGCATACAGACAATGCATGGACGGCCACGGTGGTGCTGGATGTGTGA
- a CDS encoding RNA-splicing ligase RtcB, with the protein MAVPENIKQISEAVWELDRGHKSGMRVPARIIATHKLLEAMDKGVFDQTVNVATLPGITKYSFCMPDGHWGYGFPIGGVAAMDPSTGVISPGGIGFDINCGMRLAVTNLTYDELEPKMNRLVDRLYERIPAGVGRKGLLDISQNTFRRVIERGATWCVERGMGRPEDLERTEESGCVEGADASTISERAIERGYHQIGTLGSGNHYLEIQVVREENIFDTQLARAFGITKPNQIVVMFHCGSRGFGHQVATDYVQKFVKAMGPKYGITVIDRDLACAPFDSQDGRDYFAAMKCAINMSFANRQVILHHAREVFAEVLGKSEESLGMDQVYDVAHNTAKLETHTVDGEQKELLVHRKGATRAFGPGNPELPERYLKTGQPVIIGGSMETGSFLLAGTQTGDSTFFSTAHGSGRVMSRRKARHQFYGRQLQDSMRSRGIYIRSASSKGLAEEAGAAYKDIDAVVEAATLAGISKAVVKLVPVGNIKG; encoded by the coding sequence ATGGCAGTACCTGAAAATATCAAGCAGATATCCGAGGCGGTCTGGGAGCTGGACAGGGGGCATAAGAGCGGAATGCGGGTACCGGCTCGTATCATTGCCACCCATAAGCTTCTTGAAGCCATGGATAAAGGGGTGTTCGATCAGACTGTCAACGTAGCGACGCTTCCTGGAATTACCAAGTACTCATTTTGTATGCCTGATGGTCATTGGGGGTATGGATTTCCGATCGGTGGGGTGGCCGCGATGGACCCCTCGACCGGCGTAATTTCTCCCGGTGGGATTGGGTTTGATATCAATTGCGGCATGCGGCTGGCGGTTACCAATCTTACCTACGATGAACTTGAGCCAAAGATGAACCGTCTGGTCGACCGTCTGTACGAACGAATTCCCGCCGGGGTTGGGCGAAAAGGTCTTTTAGATATTTCGCAAAATACGTTTCGTCGAGTAATCGAACGCGGCGCCACATGGTGCGTGGAGCGCGGTATGGGACGGCCCGAGGATCTTGAGCGCACCGAAGAGAGTGGTTGCGTTGAAGGCGCGGACGCCTCCACAATAAGCGAAAGAGCAATAGAGCGGGGATATCATCAGATCGGGACCCTGGGCTCGGGGAATCACTACCTCGAGATACAGGTGGTGAGAGAAGAGAATATTTTCGATACCCAACTGGCGCGGGCGTTTGGTATTACCAAACCCAACCAGATTGTGGTGATGTTTCATTGCGGCAGTCGCGGGTTCGGTCATCAGGTGGCAACCGATTATGTTCAGAAATTTGTCAAGGCCATGGGCCCCAAATACGGCATCACGGTTATCGACCGGGACCTCGCCTGCGCACCCTTCGACTCGCAGGACGGCCGGGATTATTTTGCCGCCATGAAATGTGCAATCAATATGTCCTTTGCCAACCGTCAGGTAATTCTCCACCATGCTCGTGAGGTTTTTGCGGAGGTGCTGGGAAAAAGTGAGGAATCGCTGGGCATGGATCAGGTGTACGATGTTGCCCATAATACGGCAAAGCTCGAAACGCATACCGTTGACGGCGAACAGAAGGAACTGTTGGTGCACCGCAAAGGGGCAACCCGGGCATTCGGTCCGGGAAATCCTGAACTTCCGGAACGATATCTAAAAACCGGTCAACCGGTGATTATCGGCGGAAGCATGGAAACGGGATCCTTTCTTTTAGCCGGTACGCAAACCGGCGACTCGACGTTCTTTTCCACTGCCCACGGAAGTGGCCGGGTGATGAGCCGACGTAAGGCAAGACATCAGTTTTACGGACGGCAACTTCAGGACAGCATGCGCAGCAGGGGGATTTATATCCGGAGCGCTTCATCAAAAGGCCTGGCCGAAGAGGCAGGGGCAGCGTACAAGGATATCGATGCCGTGGTCGAGGCTGCGACCCTGGCCGGGATAAGTAAAGCTGTGGTAAAACTTGTTCCTGTGGGAAATATTAAGGGGTGA
- a CDS encoding MgtC/SapB family protein — protein sequence MDFMPQLIVLGKTAVAMFFGGLIGLERELGGKQAGLRTHMIIAAASALLMGLSDLLVHRYQMAAGLNAVNTIDMDPMRIMQGLIMGISVFAGGAIIRDKSTYTVKGLTSMVSLLLSGGIGIAIGAGQFILGGGIALLGIIVLLVFHRFEKKIRKDSEMNEECGEE from the coding sequence ATGGATTTTATGCCGCAACTGATTGTTCTAGGAAAGACTGCCGTTGCCATGTTTTTCGGGGGCCTTATTGGATTGGAACGTGAACTGGGAGGAAAGCAGGCCGGTCTACGGACCCACATGATTATCGCCGCAGCATCGGCTTTGCTGATGGGACTGAGTGACCTTCTTGTTCATCGGTATCAGATGGCTGCGGGACTCAACGCCGTTAACACGATTGATATGGATCCCATGCGGATCATGCAGGGGTTAATCATGGGGATCAGCGTGTTTGCCGGGGGGGCAATTATCCGTGATAAAAGCACCTACACGGTAAAGGGGCTTACCAGCATGGTCAGTCTTCTTCTTTCGGGCGGTATCGGTATTGCGATAGGCGCGGGTCAGTTTATCCTGGGAGGCGGTATCGCTTTGCTGGGGATTATTGTGTTGCTCGTTTTTCACCGGTTCGAAAAGAAAATCAGAAAAGATTCGGAGATGAATGAAGAATGTGGTGAGGAGTGA
- a CDS encoding poly-gamma-glutamate biosynthesis protein — MIHSNHLSIFLCGDVMTGRGIDQVLPHPGDPRIYESWIKDSRSYRDLAQKTNGPIPAPVSFDYIWGAALDELQQRRPHIRIVNLETAITTSMKYWPGKGINYKMHPGNTPCLTTAGIDACALANNHVLDWEYEGLADTLDSLHSAQIKTAGAGANINDALAPAIIPIPKSENHVLLFSCGFMSSGILSQWAATDNRAGIVLMDESTRLKPDHLRAWVNRYRKPGDYTIFSIHRGGNWGYEIPQSHRDFAHMLIDEVEVDIVHGHSSHHPRAIEMHEGKPIFYGCGDFINDYEGISGYEKYRDDLRAMYFVTIDTDTRTITQLDIIPLQACRFSLRRPKPEDTTFMTTLFARKEKKFGCDVRMNDNAGISLLWK; from the coding sequence ATGATTCACAGCAACCATCTCTCGATTTTCCTCTGTGGTGATGTCATGACCGGTCGCGGAATCGATCAGGTCCTTCCCCATCCCGGCGATCCACGAATATATGAATCCTGGATCAAAGACTCCCGTTCCTACCGTGATCTGGCACAAAAGACAAACGGCCCGATACCTGCACCGGTCTCCTTTGACTATATATGGGGAGCAGCTCTGGATGAACTGCAGCAACGACGGCCACATATCCGGATTGTCAATCTCGAAACCGCCATTACCACATCGATGAAATACTGGCCCGGTAAAGGTATCAATTACAAGATGCACCCCGGGAACACGCCTTGTTTGACCACGGCCGGGATCGACGCCTGCGCGCTGGCCAATAACCACGTGTTGGACTGGGAGTATGAAGGGCTTGCTGATACACTCGATTCACTGCACAGTGCTCAAATCAAAACCGCAGGCGCCGGCGCGAATATCAATGATGCTCTCGCGCCAGCGATAATACCCATTCCCAAAAGTGAGAATCATGTATTGCTCTTCTCCTGCGGATTCATGTCCAGCGGTATCCTGTCTCAGTGGGCGGCAACCGACAATCGTGCCGGCATAGTGCTCATGGATGAGTCTACCCGATTGAAACCCGATCATCTGCGCGCCTGGGTCAACCGGTATCGAAAACCCGGCGATTATACGATTTTTTCAATCCACCGCGGGGGAAACTGGGGATATGAGATCCCTCAATCTCATCGTGATTTCGCTCACATGCTGATCGATGAAGTCGAGGTTGACATCGTACACGGTCATTCATCGCACCACCCCAGGGCAATCGAGATGCATGAGGGCAAGCCTATTTTCTATGGCTGCGGCGATTTTATCAACGATTATGAAGGCATCTCCGGCTATGAAAAATACCGTGATGATCTCCGTGCCATGTATTTCGTGACAATCGATACAGATACACGGACTATTACCCAGCTCGATATCATCCCCCTGCAGGCCTGTCGGTTCTCTCTTCGGCGGCCCAAACCGGAAGATACCACTTTCATGACAACACTCTTTGCCCGTAAAGAAAAGAAATTCGGATGCGACGTTCGTATGAATGATAATGCCGGCATAAGCCTTCTCTGGAAATGA
- a CDS encoding BON domain-containing protein, which produces MAQTAEDIRKSVVEQLLWDGRIEGADIDVRVDDHFRTTLTGTAPSYMVKQAAGEDTLRVSGVSRVYNQINVLSEDGGPRRSGEDLQKTIHTLISLYPNFAKDSVDVSVGDGKVVLQGSVDSYWKKLRAEEIAFDVKGVQQVVNDLTVVPGHKPLDEEIAESIQNALKRTGIIDPANVGIKVEGGRVTLSGTVDSWSAYSAAHTAAKYTRGVVDLTNELVIRESEAGKNR; this is translated from the coding sequence ATGGCCCAGACTGCCGAGGACATTCGCAAAAGTGTAGTAGAGCAACTTTTATGGGACGGCCGCATTGAAGGCGCTGATATTGATGTTCGGGTTGATGATCATTTCCGGACCACCCTTACCGGCACGGCGCCGTCGTACATGGTAAAACAGGCGGCGGGTGAAGATACACTCCGGGTATCGGGAGTATCACGGGTCTATAATCAGATCAATGTACTGTCTGAAGACGGCGGTCCGAGGCGCAGCGGCGAAGACCTGCAGAAAACCATACACACCCTGATCTCACTCTATCCCAATTTTGCAAAAGATTCGGTTGATGTATCGGTTGGAGACGGCAAGGTTGTTCTTCAGGGGTCGGTCGATTCCTACTGGAAAAAATTGCGGGCCGAAGAGATCGCCTTTGATGTCAAGGGCGTACAGCAGGTAGTGAACGACTTGACCGTTGTTCCCGGCCACAAACCTCTGGATGAAGAAATTGCCGAATCAATCCAGAACGCGCTCAAGCGGACCGGCATTATCGATCCTGCCAATGTGGGAATTAAAGTCGAAGGCGGCCGGGTTACCCTCTCGGGAACAGTCGACTCCTGGAGCGCCTACAGCGCAGCCCATACCGCAGCAAAATATACCCGCGGCGTGGTCGACCTTACCAACGAGCTGGTTATCCGGGAATCGGAGGCAGGGAAAAACAGATGA
- a CDS encoding alpha/beta hydrolase — MKADKTKTVSAGEREVDIGLEKVTLHGNLSVPEGARGIVLFAHGSGSSRHSPRNRFVAGSLVERGIGALLFDLLTSEEEVMDNMTGQLRFDIDLLADRLKETVSWVKNQGELKDLNIGYFGASTGAAAALMAAAQEPENVKAIVSRGGRADMPANFLPRVQAPVLLLVGGNDPVIIDMNKFALKKLHCTSRMDIIPGATHLFEEPGALEKVAELAGKWFDEYL, encoded by the coding sequence ATGAAGGCTGACAAAACAAAGACGGTATCGGCGGGTGAGCGGGAAGTTGATATTGGTCTGGAGAAGGTGACATTGCATGGGAACCTTTCTGTCCCTGAAGGTGCACGGGGCATTGTGCTTTTCGCCCATGGGAGCGGCAGCAGCAGGCATAGTCCGCGAAACCGTTTTGTTGCCGGTTCCCTGGTAGAGCGCGGGATCGGAGCCCTGCTGTTCGATCTGTTGACCTCGGAGGAAGAAGTCATGGACAACATGACAGGACAACTCCGTTTTGATATAGATTTACTTGCCGACCGATTGAAAGAAACCGTTTCCTGGGTAAAAAACCAGGGGGAGCTTAAGGACCTAAATATTGGGTATTTCGGCGCCAGCACCGGAGCGGCAGCTGCTTTGATGGCCGCGGCGCAGGAACCTGAAAATGTCAAGGCGATCGTCTCCCGCGGGGGCAGGGCCGATATGCCGGCCAATTTTTTACCCCGGGTACAAGCCCCCGTCCTGCTCCTTGTTGGCGGCAATGATCCGGTCATTATCGATATGAATAAATTTGCCCTCAAAAAACTGCACTGTACCTCGCGCATGGATATTATTCCGGGCGCAACCCACCTTTTTGAAGAGCCCGGCGCGCTGGAAAAAGTGGCGGAACTTGCCGGGAAATGGTTTGACGAGTATCTGTGA
- a CDS encoding 4a-hydroxytetrahydrobiopterin dehydratase yields MAINEKHCTPCEGGTPPLKEQDEDKLMNEIEEWELNREGTHTLQKKFTFDNFKEAMEFVKKVADLANEENHHPDMHISYNKVIIELTTHKIDGLSENDFILASKIDNLQTQPTGAS; encoded by the coding sequence ATGGCTATCAACGAAAAACACTGCACCCCTTGTGAAGGCGGAACACCACCGCTTAAGGAGCAGGATGAAGACAAATTGATGAATGAGATCGAAGAATGGGAACTCAACCGGGAGGGTACCCATACTCTTCAGAAAAAGTTTACCTTTGATAATTTCAAAGAGGCCATGGAATTTGTTAAAAAAGTTGCGGACCTCGCCAATGAAGAGAATCATCACCCAGACATGCATATTTCCTATAATAAGGTAATTATCGAACTTACGACCCATAAAATAGACGGTCTTTCGGAGAACGATTTTATTCTGGCGTCAAAAATAGACAACCTGCAAACGCAGCCGACAGGAGCTTCCTGA